Genomic DNA from Paenibacillus sp. KS-LC4:
GCTCACCGCTGCTGCGGTATCGGTGGCAGGCGTGATTGGCTTCGTCGGCCTCGTCGTACCGCATGTGATTCGCCTAATCGTTGGGCCGGACTACCGCCTGCTCATCCCACTGTCCGCATTTGGCGGCGGCATATTCGTGCTCTGGGCTGATACACTTGCCCGCATGGCGCTAAGTCCGAAGGAAATTCCGCTTGGCGTAGTAACTGCGCTGATTGGTGCGCCATTTTTTGCTTATTTACTGCATCGGCGCAAGCGGCTGGAAGGAGGGGGATAATGGCTGTTATGCTTGAAGCGCGCCAGCTGGGTACGACGATACGCGGGCGAAAAGTGCTGAATGACATAACCTTTTCCTTTCAAAAAGGGTATACATATGGCGTTATTGGCCCCAATGGGGTTGGGAAATCCACCCTGCTTAAGCTGCTTTCCGGTGTATTGCCTCCTACGCAGGGTCATATCTTTCTCGCGGGGCGAAGCATTGCCGCCTACTCACGCAAGGAGGCAGCACGCAAGCTCGCTGTGCTTCAGCAGGGTGTGCTTCCGCCAGTAGGATTTACCGTGCGTGAAGTCATTGAAATGGGCCGGTTTCCTTATCAAAATTGGTTCGGCAATGAAGCAAGCGATTCCGCGCCGATCATTAATCAGGCTATTGCAGCAATGGGGCTGGAAAAGCTGGAGCAGCGCAAAATGGCTGAGCTAAGCGGCGGCGAACGGCAGCGCGTCGCGCTAGCCAAAGTGATGGTGCAGCAAGCGGAGGTCATTTTGCTGGACGAGCCTACGACCTATTTGGATATCGGCTACCAAATTCAATTGCTCGATACAGTAAAGAGCTGGCAGCGTGAGCAGGGCATTACCGTTGTAACCGTGCTGCATGATTTAAATTTAGCCGCTTTATATTGCGATGTAGTGCTGGTGCTGCATAAGGGCAGCATCGCAGCATTGGGCAAACCGCAGCATATTTATACGACGGAGCTGATTCGCGAGGTATACGGCGCAGAGGCTTCGATTTTGAAACATCCGTCAACAGGGGCGCCGCAAATTTTGCTTGCGCCCCATGTGAGAATAAACAATGGGGAGCTGGAATGAAGGGATGAAGGAAGAATTATGCGTGCTGCTGGCGAACGCCATTGGGAGACTCCCGGTATTTAATGAACAGGAGGCAGAGGCGGCAAGGCGCCATTCAGATCAATTGACGAAGCCGCCGGGCAGCTTGGGCAAGCTTGAAGAATTGGCTTGCCAGCTTGCTGGAATTTCGGGGGAGCGCTGGCCGGACATGGAGCGTAAAGCGGTCATTATTATGGCTGGCGATCACGGCGTGTGCGAGGAAGGGGTTAGTGCCTTTCCACAAGCGGTAACCCCGCAAATGGTGCTTAATTTCTTGAATGGCGGCGCAGCCGTCAATGTACTCGCCCGACAGGCGGGAGCTGACGTGTATTGCGTTGATGTTGGCGTGAACGCGGAGCTTGAGCATCCAAAGCTTTTAAGCCGCAAGGTCATGTATGGAACCGCCAATATCGCCAAAGAAGCTGCGATGTCGAGAGAGCAGTCTATTAGAGCTATTTTGACCGGGATTGAAGTTGTGGATGAGCTTTATAAACAAGGCTATCGCGCCTTTGCAATAGGAGAAATGGGCATCGGCAATACGACGGCAAGCGCAGCGATCACTTCGGCATTGACAGGGCTTGCGCCTGAGGAAACCGTTGGCAGAGGAACAGGAATTAATGATGAGGCTTGGAAAAATAAAGTCGAGGTTGTTAAACGGGCTATCGCGGTTAATGCACCAGACGCGCTAGATCCATTTGACGTGCTGATGAAGCTGGGTGGTCTGGAAATCGCTGGGCTGGTAGGCGTTATTATTGGAGCGGCAGCCAATAGCTGCCCGGTTGTTATTGACGGCTATATTTCCTCGGTAGCTGCCTTAGTAGCATCGCGGATTTCGGATAAAACGAAGCCATGCATGATTGCCTCTCATCTTTCCTATGAGCAAGGTCATGCGAAGCTGCTGAAAGCCGTAGGGTTAAGCCCGATGATTCATATGGATATGCGGCTTGGAGAAGGCACAGGTGCGGTATTATGCTTCCATTTTATTGATGCCGCATTAAAGCTCATGCAGGAAATGGCTACTTTTGAAAGTGCAGGGGTATCGAAAGCGTAGGTGAAGCAGTAATGGCAATGTTAGTAACAGGCGGTACGCGAAGCGGTAAAAGCTTATTCGCTGAGCAGCTCGCGATGAAGCTTGGAGAAAAGGGCATTTATATGGCCACCAGCCGTATTTGGGATGAAGAAATGGCTGAGCGCGTAAATAGGCATCAGCAAAGTCGCGGTACAGGAGACTTTAAATGGGAAACGGTGGAGGAGCCGCTTGAGCTGGCCGAATTGCTGGAGAAGCAGGCGCAGGCATCCGAGGCTATGGTGTCAGCTGGAAAGCAGCCGCCAGTTGTGCTTGTAGATTGTCTGACTCTCTGGTTGACAAACGCTTTGATGGCAGCAGAGGAGCAGGCAGGCCAAGCTGGCAGAGAAGCAGACGAGCAGTTGCATCACCAGACGGAAGCGCTCATTGGCGCGATTGCGGCTTATTCTTATCCGCTCGTAATCGTCACAAATGAGGTAGGGGCGGGTATTGTGCCTGCCTACCCACTGGGCCGAAAATTTCGAGATGAGGCAGGGAGGCTCAATCAGCGGGTGGCAGCGGTTTGCGATAAGGTGTTTCTTGTAACAGCGGGCATTCCGATTGAGCTCAAGGCAGCGGCTTTTCGCTGGGAGCAGCTATGATCTTCTATTCCTTGCCGGACATGCTGTTGCTTACTGCCGCAGCTATACTAGTCGATTGGATTGTCGGCGATCCTAAATGGCCGACGCATCCCGTCATTTGGATCGGCAGGCTCATTGCTTGGCTGGAGCATAAGCTGCGCAGGCGCGATAACACCGAATCCTCCAAGCTCCTCAGATTAAAGGGCACCTTGCTAATGCTCATAACGTTAGCCCTTTCATATGGGATCATGTGGGGAGTCGTCGCGGTCGCTTCGCTTATTCATCCTTGGCTCGGCTATGCGGTGACCATTTGGTTTATATCGACGACTATCGCGGTCAAAGGGTTAAAACAGGCAGCGATGCTCGTCTATATTCCGTTAATAGCAGGAAACCTTCAAGAGGCACGCAAATATGTCGGGTACATTGTCGGACGCGATACGGACAAGCTGAATGAATCGGAAGCTGCCCGTGCTGCTGTGGAGACGGTGGCGGAAAACACAGTCGATGCGCTTGTCTCGCCTATCTTTTTTGCTTTAATCGGAGGAGCGCCGCTTGCTATGCTGTATCGGGCGGCAAATACGCTTGACTCCATGGTTGGTTACCGCAATGATAAGTATATGGATTTCGGCTCGTGCTCGGCGCGAACCGATGATGTGCTCAATTATATACCCGCCCGCTTGACGGGAGCTTTGCTCGCGTTGTCGGCTTGGCTGCTGCCGGGCATGTCTGCCAGGCGCTCGGTCGCTGCGATAAGAAAATTCGCCCATCAGCACCCGAGCCCAAACAGCGGTATTCCTGAATCGGCTGTTGCCGGGGCGCTCGGTATTGAGCTTGGCGGACTGAATTATTATTTTGGCGAGCCTAGCGAGCGTGCGAGAATGGGGGAGCCTGTGCGCCCATTGACGGCGCAGGATATTATGTTCACGACTAGGTTATTATATCTGGTCAGTCTATTACTTGTAGTTGGGGTGCTGGCATTATGGCTGTTCATTCATTAAAGCTGCATGTTCAGGCGCTGGTCGCTGCTATTCAATTTTTGACTAGAATTCCAGTGCCTGTGACCGTTCCGTTTGAGCCGCAGGTGTTAGCGCGCAGCGCTGTATATTTTTCGATTGCCGGAGCATTGATTGGCGGTATCGTCACATTAAGCTTTACTGCTATTCAAAGCTGGCTGCCTGCCGGCCCAGGGGCTGTCTTGCTGCTTGCACTATGGCTCGCGCTTAGTGGCGCTTTGCATATGGATGGCTGGATGGACACGGCAGACGGCGTACTGAGCCATCGCTCGCGGGAGCGTATGCTGGAAATTATGAAGGATAGCCGAGTAGGCGCTATGGGTGTCATTGCGGCCGTTCTGCTGCTGTTGTTCAAATTTACAGTGTTATATGAGCTGCTTAGTCATACAGAGTCTGTTTATGTGCTGCCGCTGCTGGTCATTATTCCGCTGTGGAGCCGCTGGTGGATGGCTGCGGCGATTGTCATCTGGCCGAGTGCACGTGAGGGAGAGGGGATCGGCGCCTTATTCCAAGCGACCAAGCTGCGGCATGTATGGACGGGGTTTGTACTTACCTTCCTGCTAGCCTGTGGGATCGGTCTCGCATTCGGACTGCCTCTCGGCACATCCGCTTTCACAGCGGCAGGTGCTGCTGCTGTGACGATGGCGACAGGGACGCTAATGTCTTTCTGGCTTGCCCGCAAGCTAGGAGGCTTGACTGGAGACACTTACGGTGCA
This window encodes:
- the cobS gene encoding adenosylcobinamide-GDP ribazoletransferase, which translates into the protein MAVHSLKLHVQALVAAIQFLTRIPVPVTVPFEPQVLARSAVYFSIAGALIGGIVTLSFTAIQSWLPAGPGAVLLLALWLALSGALHMDGWMDTADGVLSHRSRERMLEIMKDSRVGAMGVIAAVLLLLFKFTVLYELLSHTESVYVLPLLVIIPLWSRWWMAAAIVIWPSAREGEGIGALFQATKLRHVWTGFVLTFLLACGIGLAFGLPLGTSAFTAAGAAAVTMATGTLMSFWLARKLGGLTGDTYGAMNEAIEAILLFALLLLTTH
- a CDS encoding heme ABC transporter ATP-binding protein, which produces MAVMLEARQLGTTIRGRKVLNDITFSFQKGYTYGVIGPNGVGKSTLLKLLSGVLPPTQGHIFLAGRSIAAYSRKEAARKLAVLQQGVLPPVGFTVREVIEMGRFPYQNWFGNEASDSAPIINQAIAAMGLEKLEQRKMAELSGGERQRVALAKVMVQQAEVILLDEPTTYLDIGYQIQLLDTVKSWQREQGITVVTVLHDLNLAALYCDVVLVLHKGSIAALGKPQHIYTTELIREVYGAEASILKHPSTGAPQILLAPHVRINNGELE
- the cobU gene encoding bifunctional adenosylcobinamide kinase/adenosylcobinamide-phosphate guanylyltransferase; the encoded protein is MAMLVTGGTRSGKSLFAEQLAMKLGEKGIYMATSRIWDEEMAERVNRHQQSRGTGDFKWETVEEPLELAELLEKQAQASEAMVSAGKQPPVVLVDCLTLWLTNALMAAEEQAGQAGREADEQLHHQTEALIGAIAAYSYPLVIVTNEVGAGIVPAYPLGRKFRDEAGRLNQRVAAVCDKVFLVTAGIPIELKAAAFRWEQL
- the cobT gene encoding nicotinate-nucleotide--dimethylbenzimidazole phosphoribosyltransferase, producing the protein MKEELCVLLANAIGRLPVFNEQEAEAARRHSDQLTKPPGSLGKLEELACQLAGISGERWPDMERKAVIIMAGDHGVCEEGVSAFPQAVTPQMVLNFLNGGAAVNVLARQAGADVYCVDVGVNAELEHPKLLSRKVMYGTANIAKEAAMSREQSIRAILTGIEVVDELYKQGYRAFAIGEMGIGNTTASAAITSALTGLAPEETVGRGTGINDEAWKNKVEVVKRAIAVNAPDALDPFDVLMKLGGLEIAGLVGVIIGAAANSCPVVIDGYISSVAALVASRISDKTKPCMIASHLSYEQGHAKLLKAVGLSPMIHMDMRLGEGTGAVLCFHFIDAALKLMQEMATFESAGVSKA
- the cbiB gene encoding adenosylcobinamide-phosphate synthase CbiB; the encoded protein is MIFYSLPDMLLLTAAAILVDWIVGDPKWPTHPVIWIGRLIAWLEHKLRRRDNTESSKLLRLKGTLLMLITLALSYGIMWGVVAVASLIHPWLGYAVTIWFISTTIAVKGLKQAAMLVYIPLIAGNLQEARKYVGYIVGRDTDKLNESEAARAAVETVAENTVDALVSPIFFALIGGAPLAMLYRAANTLDSMVGYRNDKYMDFGSCSARTDDVLNYIPARLTGALLALSAWLLPGMSARRSVAAIRKFAHQHPSPNSGIPESAVAGALGIELGGLNYYFGEPSERARMGEPVRPLTAQDIMFTTRLLYLVSLLLVVGVLALWLFIH